A section of the Clostridium sp. TW13 genome encodes:
- a CDS encoding M23 family metallopeptidase — MKINIKNINKYSSRLFCFVFIPLWVWQFTESAVPIYQVKSDGIIVGYVSDKNVVNDAYGKLKKEMNIEYKDVEFPKTDIEYEKINDNNINLSSSDEIRSNLKNSLKIKVKAYKITLNNNEAGIIASKDIGKDILMDVGKYYVDKNKITSENLISVDINTKSDYKEVSTEFSNVLSKEDAVKKIVQINDKNPVVEVVIKTREKEVEETPQDTIILSSDKLYLGDMKVVKGSMGKASFEKEVTYINQKKKDAKVIKEDVLVNSVNNVIYKGNKNPITDGVAFLQRPSRGIITSPYGARWGEVHHGVDIAANYGDPVGAALDGIVVEAGYNDIYGNTLILSHGNGIQTVYGHSSKLLVRVGDEIKKGQIIALAGSTGRSTGPHVHFELRNNGIAINPISYIK, encoded by the coding sequence ATGAAAATTAATATTAAGAACATTAATAAATATAGCTCAAGGCTATTTTGTTTTGTTTTTATACCATTATGGGTATGGCAATTTACTGAATCAGCTGTGCCTATCTATCAAGTGAAAAGTGATGGTATAATTGTTGGCTACGTATCTGATAAAAATGTAGTTAATGATGCATATGGTAAGTTAAAAAAAGAGATGAATATAGAATATAAAGATGTAGAATTTCCTAAGACAGACATAGAATATGAAAAAATTAATGACAATAATATAAACTTATCTTCATCAGATGAGATAAGAAGTAATTTAAAAAACAGTTTAAAAATAAAGGTAAAGGCGTATAAAATAACATTAAACAATAATGAAGCTGGAATAATAGCGTCTAAAGATATTGGAAAAGACATTTTAATGGATGTAGGAAAATATTATGTAGACAAGAACAAAATTACTTCTGAAAATTTGATTTCAGTGGATATAAATACTAAAAGTGATTATAAAGAGGTATCAACAGAGTTTTCTAATGTTCTATCAAAAGAAGATGCTGTAAAAAAAATAGTACAAATAAATGATAAAAACCCAGTAGTAGAGGTTGTAATAAAGACAAGGGAAAAAGAGGTAGAGGAAACACCTCAAGATACAATAATATTATCAAGTGATAAGTTATATTTAGGTGATATGAAGGTTGTTAAAGGCTCGATGGGAAAGGCTTCCTTTGAAAAAGAAGTTACATATATTAATCAAAAAAAGAAAGATGCCAAAGTAATCAAAGAAGATGTATTGGTTAATAGTGTGAACAACGTTATATATAAAGGAAACAAAAATCCTATAACTGACGGGGTAGCCTTTTTACAAAGACCATCTAGAGGAATAATTACATCACCTTATGGAGCTAGATGGGGAGAAGTGCATCATGGAGTAGACATAGCAGCTAATTACGGTGATCCCGTAGGTGCAGCTCTTGATGGCATAGTAGTAGAAGCAGGTTATAATGATATATATGGAAACACATTGATATTAAGTCATGGCAATGGTATTCAGACGGTATATGGACATAGCAGTAAGCTGTTGGTTAGAGTGGGAGATGAAATCAAAAAAGGGCAGATTATAGCATTAGCAGGAAGTACAGGACGAAGTACGGGGCCCCACGTACACTTTGAGCTTAGAAATAATGGTATAGCAATAAATCCAATCTCATATATCAAGTAA
- a CDS encoding S8 family serine peptidase, with amino-acid sequence MINKKIDTNLAYYLKNNIYKNYRVLIECKHFSKNISSKIISLKGTVLYYIESLNLIAAELSPKGVERILEFPEVSYVCFDEYVHLCATPTGVTTANGLRFSANYKFTGKGIGIAVIDSGVYPHKDLLEPSNKIKHFRDLINNLSYPYDDNGHGTFISGLLCASGLYSKYVYKGIAANAHICSFKAFDGKGKGFVSSILYALNCVFDICTDYNIRVICLPGELLMHNYIIEIYFDKLFKICCDKNIIVVVPAGSNSGSLSSITGFATSKHCITAGGLLSSSKQYKPYKYSSSGPYGKLTKPDLAACADSITSLNSDITYLSERNGIKLYPHNLENLYTTYSGTSCAAAYISAIIALLLEDNPSLGFNDVLSILKLACIPIELDKTIIGAGIVDFNKLIT; translated from the coding sequence ATGATTAATAAAAAGATTGATACTAATCTAGCATATTACTTAAAAAATAACATATATAAGAACTATCGTGTACTTATTGAATGCAAACACTTTTCTAAAAACATTTCTTCTAAAATTATAAGTTTAAAAGGTACTGTACTTTACTATATAGAAAGTTTAAATCTAATTGCAGCTGAACTTTCCCCTAAAGGTGTTGAACGAATCTTAGAATTTCCTGAAGTTTCTTATGTATGCTTTGATGAGTACGTACATCTTTGTGCTACACCTACTGGTGTTACTACAGCTAATGGTCTTAGATTTTCAGCTAATTATAAATTTACTGGGAAAGGCATAGGCATTGCTGTTATAGATAGTGGAGTCTACCCTCATAAAGACTTACTTGAACCTTCAAATAAGATTAAGCACTTCAGAGACTTAATTAATAATCTTTCATATCCCTATGATGATAATGGTCATGGAACTTTTATTAGCGGATTACTTTGTGCCAGTGGCCTATATTCAAAATATGTATATAAAGGCATAGCAGCAAATGCTCATATATGCTCTTTTAAAGCTTTTGATGGTAAGGGAAAAGGATTTGTGTCTTCCATATTATATGCACTTAACTGTGTTTTTGATATTTGTACTGACTATAACATAAGGGTTATCTGCCTTCCTGGTGAACTTCTAATGCATAATTATATTATAGAAATTTACTTTGACAAGCTTTTTAAAATCTGCTGCGATAAAAATATAATAGTTGTAGTTCCTGCTGGCAGTAATTCTGGCTCTTTATCTTCTATAACAGGGTTCGCTACATCAAAACACTGCATAACTGCAGGAGGATTATTAAGTAGTTCTAAACAGTATAAACCTTACAAGTACTCTTCCTCTGGTCCTTATGGAAAACTCACTAAACCAGACTTAGCTGCCTGCGCTGATTCTATAACTTCATTAAATTCAGATATAACCTATTTATCTGAACGTAATGGTATAAAACTATATCCTCATAACTTAGAAAACTTATATACAACCTATTCAGGAACCTCTTGCGCAGCTGCTTATATATCTGCCATTATTGCTTTACTACTTGAGGACAATCCTTCCTTAGGTTTTAATGATGTACTCTCAATACTTAAACTTGCCTGCATCCCTATAGAGCTGGATAAAACTATAATTGGAGCAGGTATTGTTGATTTCAATAAGTTAATAACTTGA
- a CDS encoding MBL fold metallo-hydrolase, giving the protein MAFFSNINFLYKLTKKNISYYNKPRENCLYDTLSKDSIIWLGHATVLINVNNKIILTDPVFCNYLGYMKRLVKLPIDDIRNLHIDYVLLSHGHTDHIHLPSLKKINKDAVVLTPKGYKHVLSLLGFKNIHRVLAGDVFSDEYIKITTLKAEHDGRRYYVGNNYASNSYLIEANKKKIFYAGDTAYTEEFNNLESDLALMPVGCYIPERFSVMHCSPEESFKMFKQMNSKIMLPIHYKTFILSLEDSKDTYNRLDKLNDGSIKVIDIGQRFNF; this is encoded by the coding sequence ATGGCCTTTTTTAGCAATATAAACTTTTTATATAAGTTAACAAAAAAAAATATATCATATTATAACAAACCCAGAGAAAACTGTTTATATGATACCTTATCAAAGGATTCAATTATATGGCTTGGTCATGCCACAGTCCTTATAAATGTAAACAATAAAATCATATTAACAGATCCTGTTTTTTGCAATTATCTTGGTTACATGAAGCGTCTTGTAAAACTGCCTATTGATGATATAAGAAATCTACATATTGATTATGTTCTATTGTCTCATGGACACACAGACCACATTCATCTGCCCTCATTAAAAAAAATAAATAAGGATGCAGTTGTATTAACTCCAAAGGGTTACAAACATGTTCTATCGTTATTAGGCTTCAAAAACATTCATAGAGTTTTAGCCGGTGACGTCTTTAGTGATGAATATATAAAAATAACAACACTAAAAGCTGAACATGATGGAAGAAGATATTACGTCGGAAATAACTATGCTTCTAATTCATATCTTATAGAAGCAAATAAGAAGAAGATTTTTTATGCAGGAGATACTGCTTATACAGAAGAATTTAATAATCTAGAAAGTGATTTGGCATTAATGCCAGTTGGCTGCTATATACCTGAAAGGTTTTCTGTAATGCATTGTTCACCAGAAGAAAGCTTTAAAATGTTTAAGCAAATGAATAGTAAAATTATGCTTCCTATTCACTATAAAACTTTTATCCTATCCTTGGAGGATTCCAAAGATACTTATAATCGATTAGACAAACTAAATGATGGTTCAATAAAAGTTATAGATATCGGGCAAAGATTTAATTTTTAA
- a CDS encoding DMT family transporter encodes MLGIIYSIVAGIAMSIQGVFNSRVSEKIGLWETNAFVQGSAFILSLIISLIWGRGNFKKILEVNKLYLLGGLFGIIITYTVMKSMLDLGPTYAVAIILVAQLLAAGIIDWFGFFDTKKIVFSINKIIGLIIMIVGIIIFKWKH; translated from the coding sequence TTGTTAGGAATTATTTATTCTATCGTAGCAGGCATTGCTATGAGTATTCAAGGAGTTTTTAATAGCAGAGTTAGTGAAAAAATAGGTTTATGGGAAACCAATGCCTTTGTACAAGGATCTGCTTTTATTTTATCTCTGATTATTTCTTTAATATGGGGAAGAGGTAACTTTAAAAAAATACTTGAGGTTAATAAATTATATCTATTAGGTGGACTTTTTGGTATAATAATTACTTACACCGTAATGAAAAGCATGCTTGACTTAGGTCCAACTTATGCTGTTGCTATAATATTAGTAGCACAATTACTTGCAGCTGGAATTATAGATTGGTTTGGATTTTTTGATACAAAAAAAATTGTTTTCTCTATTAATAAAATAATTGGCCTAATTATCATGATAGTTGGTATAATTATATTCAAGTGGAAACATTAA
- a CDS encoding dUTP diphosphatase produces MNIDKFYAQQRKYNQSLTVDPNLDNYKLIARKYLSLHVKLSTLANETKCFKYWIDANKNIKKNIVFDKYIECLSHILTIGLDSNYTGISEITVKPNDYCLSDQFLNLYVDINDLIMSSSKDHYETLLEDFISLGISLSLSEQQIEDLFFNDFYNKIAL; encoded by the coding sequence ATGAATATTGACAAATTCTATGCACAACAACGAAAATACAATCAAAGTTTAACTGTAGATCCTAATCTAGACAATTATAAACTTATTGCTAGAAAATATTTATCTCTACATGTAAAATTAAGTACTCTAGCAAACGAAACTAAGTGCTTTAAGTATTGGATTGATGCTAATAAGAATATAAAAAAGAACATAGTATTTGATAAATACATCGAATGTTTAAGTCATATTTTAACCATAGGTCTAGATTCAAATTATACAGGCATTTCTGAAATAACTGTAAAACCAAATGATTATTGTTTAAGCGATCAATTCTTAAATCTATATGTAGACATTAATGATTTAATAATGTCCTCTTCTAAAGATCATTATGAAACTCTTCTTGAAGATTTCATAAGTCTTGGTATTAGTTTAAGTCTTTCAGAACAACAAATAGAAGACTTATTCTTTAATGATTTTTACAATAAAATTGCACTTTAA
- a CDS encoding 2'-5' RNA ligase family protein: MKYYLVAICDNEFCKDIQPIQKSLSKKYKISPSIYKPYIVLETIDDPDVEKLDEIITKLISPYKKFKVELNELIYTTTPSRAVNFKIESKGYIQRINRSINDLLLLHGFNVKINPTPPSLYMCLSNNMIAQKYGVLKDYIIIDKSLESKSMYTTAKIDRIELWKSTNNKKEALIKSYMLSNY; encoded by the coding sequence ATGAAATATTATTTAGTAGCCATATGTGATAATGAGTTTTGTAAGGATATACAACCTATTCAAAAGAGTTTATCTAAAAAATATAAAATTTCACCTAGTATATATAAACCATACATTGTTTTAGAAACAATAGATGATCCTGATGTAGAAAAGCTTGATGAGATTATAACTAAGTTAATCTCCCCTTACAAAAAATTTAAAGTTGAATTAAATGAACTAATCTATACTACTACGCCTTCTAGGGCAGTTAATTTTAAAATTGAAAGTAAAGGATACATTCAACGTATAAATAGATCAATTAATGATCTACTGCTTCTCCATGGTTTTAATGTTAAAATTAATCCAACACCTCCAAGTTTATATATGTGTCTATCTAATAATATGATTGCTCAAAAATATGGAGTACTTAAAGACTATATTATTATAGACAAATCTTTAGAATCTAAATCAATGTATACTACAGCTAAAATTGATAGAATAGAGCTGTGGAAATCCACAAATAATAAAAAAGAAGCATTAATTAAAAGCTATATGCTTAGCAATTACTAG
- a CDS encoding UDP-N-acetylglucosamine 1-carboxyvinyltransferase: MEKLIIEGGTSLKGEVDINGAKNAAVAILPATVLASKGKCIIENIPDIEDIQCLKRIISDLGGKIQTLEDNSIEIDASNLTTYEACTEDVRKMRASYYLDGALLGRFKKAKVDLPGGCPIGVRPIDQHIKGFEALGAHVSIEHGTVILTAEKLVGTSIFFDVVSVGATINVMLAAVLAEGVTTLENVAKEPHVVDVANFLNSMGADIKGAGTDVIRIKGVEELSGCNYSVIPDQIEAATFMIAAAATKGDITVTNVIPKHLEPISAKLAEMGAEVIQGDDSVRVRYKGTLKGVNIKTLPYPGFPTDAQQTMCTLLSVVEGRSLITETIYEARHKHVDELKKMGANIKVEGRTAIIDGVDKLTGAIVKATDLRAGAAMVIAGLIAEGTTQVYNIEHIDRGYPHIEKKFSKLGANISRVDA, from the coding sequence ATGGAAAAGTTAATTATTGAAGGTGGAACCTCTCTAAAAGGTGAAGTAGATATAAATGGAGCTAAAAATGCTGCTGTAGCAATATTGCCGGCAACTGTTTTAGCAAGCAAAGGCAAATGCATCATTGAAAATATACCTGATATAGAAGATATACAATGTTTAAAAAGAATTATTTCAGATTTGGGCGGGAAGATACAAACTTTAGAGGATAATTCTATAGAAATTGATGCAAGCAATTTAACTACTTACGAAGCTTGTACTGAAGATGTAAGAAAAATGAGAGCATCTTATTATCTTGATGGAGCCTTATTAGGAAGATTTAAAAAAGCAAAGGTTGATTTACCAGGTGGATGTCCAATTGGTGTAAGACCTATAGACCAACATATTAAAGGGTTTGAAGCTTTAGGCGCACATGTTAGCATTGAACATGGAACTGTAATATTAACTGCTGAAAAGTTAGTTGGAACTAGTATATTCTTTGATGTAGTTAGTGTAGGGGCTACAATAAATGTTATGTTAGCTGCAGTATTGGCAGAAGGAGTAACAACACTAGAGAATGTTGCTAAAGAACCACATGTAGTAGATGTTGCCAATTTCCTGAATTCAATGGGGGCAGATATTAAGGGAGCTGGAACAGATGTAATAAGAATAAAAGGTGTGGAAGAACTAAGTGGCTGTAATTATAGTGTTATTCCTGATCAAATTGAAGCAGCTACATTTATGATAGCAGCAGCAGCAACTAAGGGAGATATTACTGTTACTAATGTTATACCAAAGCATTTAGAACCTATAAGTGCAAAGCTTGCAGAAATGGGAGCTGAAGTGATCCAAGGAGATGACTCAGTTAGAGTTAGATATAAAGGAACATTAAAAGGCGTTAATATAAAAACTTTACCTTATCCAGGATTTCCAACAGATGCACAGCAAACTATGTGTACATTACTTTCAGTTGTAGAAGGAAGAAGTCTAATTACTGAGACAATATATGAGGCAAGACATAAGCATGTAGATGAACTTAAGAAAATGGGAGCTAACATAAAGGTTGAAGGAAGAACTGCCATAATAGATGGAGTTGACAAATTAACTGGTGCAATTGTAAAAGCTACAGATTTGAGAGCTGGTGCTGCTATGGTTATTGCAGGATTAATAGCAGAAGGTACAACACAGGTTTATAATATAGAACATATAGATAGAGGATATCCTCATATTGAAAAGAAGTTTAGTAAGCTAGGAGCTAATATAAGTAGAGTAGATGCCTAG
- a CDS encoding MBL fold metallo-hydrolase has product MKFCSLYSGSSGNSIFVSSGNTKILVDAGLPGKKIDEALKAIEEDPSDISGIFITHEHIDHIKGVGVLSRKYDIPIYANDDTWESMQGSLGKIKENNIKIMDKRSTVTIGDLDIKSFNIPHDAAGPVGYTMHCNGNYASIVTDIGTFTQEIKDNIADSKVILLESNHDVQMLKYGPYPYPLKRRILSEIGHLSNDDCGKAIIELLKIKNMKKIFLGHLSNTNNHPDLAYQTVLNTLIAEGIDVGKDVELCLAERSKNSECVVF; this is encoded by the coding sequence ATGAAATTTTGCTCATTATACAGTGGCAGTAGTGGAAATAGTATTTTTGTTTCATCTGGTAATACAAAAATTTTAGTAGATGCAGGATTACCAGGTAAAAAAATTGATGAAGCTTTAAAAGCCATAGAAGAAGATCCAAGTGATATAAGTGGGATTTTTATTACACATGAGCATATCGACCATATTAAGGGCGTTGGGGTGTTATCAAGAAAGTATGACATACCAATATATGCAAATGATGATACTTGGGAATCTATGCAGGGATCTTTAGGCAAGATTAAAGAAAATAATATAAAGATTATGGATAAGAGAAGTACTGTGACTATAGGTGACTTAGATATTAAATCCTTCAACATTCCACATGATGCAGCAGGACCAGTTGGTTATACAATGCATTGTAACGGAAATTATGCTAGCATAGTTACGGATATAGGGACATTCACTCAAGAAATAAAGGATAATATTGCTGATTCAAAAGTAATTTTGTTGGAGAGCAATCACGATGTTCAGATGCTAAAGTATGGCCCCTATCCATATCCTTTAAAAAGAAGAATATTAAGTGAAATAGGCCATTTATCAAATGATGATTGCGGAAAAGCTATAATTGAATTACTTAAAATAAAGAATATGAAGAAGATATTTTTAGGCCATTTAAGTAATACTAATAATCATCCTGATTTAGCATATCAAACAGTATTAAATACATTAATAGCTGAAGGCATAGATGTTGGTAAAGATGTGGAATTATGTTTAGCAGAACGCAGTAAGAATAGTGAATGTGTAGTTTTTTAA
- a CDS encoding SEC-C metal-binding domain-containing protein: MSLYKQWTDMVVEYVKTNGEQAFWREYGSIEKRIYTDLLSNHSTVTKVSLKGLADKFETTVEFAMGFLDGINDSLKEQYDLEKITADEELVLDINYEELYANMIDAKADYLYELPQWEAIFSVEKRKQIEKELKQSRIVRNEDKIGRNDPCPCGSGKKYKKCCGK, from the coding sequence ATGAGTTTATATAAACAATGGACAGATATGGTAGTTGAATACGTAAAGACTAATGGAGAACAAGCTTTTTGGAGAGAGTATGGAAGCATAGAAAAGAGAATATATACTGATTTGTTATCAAACCATTCAACTGTTACTAAAGTTTCACTTAAAGGCTTAGCAGATAAGTTTGAAACAACAGTAGAATTTGCAATGGGATTTTTAGATGGAATAAATGATAGTTTAAAAGAACAATATGATTTAGAAAAAATTACTGCTGATGAAGAATTAGTTCTTGATATAAACTATGAAGAATTATATGCAAATATGATAGATGCTAAAGCAGATTATCTTTATGAACTTCCACAATGGGAGGCTATATTCTCAGTGGAAAAAAGAAAGCAAATAGAAAAAGAACTTAAACAATCTAGAATAGTAAGAAATGAAGATAAAATAGGAAGAAATGATCCATGTCCATGTGGCAGTGGAAAAAAATATAAAAAGTGTTGTGGAAAATAA
- a CDS encoding lactate utilization protein, with protein sequence MNNDLQWVKEQQINRTISSLNKNGINAYMVSTKEELLSKIQEIVNDGATVSCGGSVTLEELGIIEYLREGRYNFLDRSKQGLSAEEIGNIYRQTFFADAYFTGTNAITEEGELYNVDGNGNRVSAMVFGPKKVIVIIGSNKIVKNLDQAIERNKCISAPANAKRLNKNTPCTKVGYCVNCNNEERICCEYTVIKRQRDKQRMHVFIFNDNFGY encoded by the coding sequence ATGAATAATGATTTACAATGGGTTAAAGAACAACAAATAAACCGAACAATAAGTTCTTTAAATAAAAATGGAATCAATGCGTACATGGTTTCAACTAAAGAAGAATTACTAAGCAAGATTCAAGAAATTGTTAATGATGGTGCAACTGTTAGTTGTGGAGGTTCTGTGACCTTAGAAGAACTAGGGATAATAGAATATTTAAGAGAAGGCAGATATAATTTTTTAGATAGGAGTAAACAGGGATTAAGTGCAGAGGAAATAGGCAATATATACAGACAGACATTTTTTGCAGATGCATATTTCACAGGGACTAATGCTATAACTGAAGAAGGAGAATTATATAATGTAGATGGTAATGGCAATAGAGTTTCTGCGATGGTATTTGGACCTAAAAAAGTAATCGTTATAATAGGTTCAAATAAAATAGTTAAAAATCTGGACCAAGCCATTGAAAGGAATAAGTGTATCTCAGCTCCTGCAAATGCCAAGAGATTAAACAAAAATACACCTTGTACCAAGGTGGGGTATTGTGTGAATTGCAACAATGAAGAACGAATTTGTTGTGAATATACTGTAATAAAAAGGCAAAGAGATAAACAGAGAATGCACGTATTTATTTTCAATGATAACTTTGGATATTAA
- a CDS encoding putative bifunctional diguanylate cyclase/phosphodiesterase has product MYLYDFLQQIIFNLVLVALIVYVSLACYESLRKPYEKPFEFTDNVIGFSMIWIMECIFIIEYYTCLKGDISNETKIKVSVFTLILFLSTILGIVDFLRKRQIGFTPVGPIVVFTTIFEFICTLFNIPGSLVFYVELIVYTITFIVFLILTYRKNTAIARVGVYYITFAVLSMLLINSGYFSIQKRFFLVLNFSLVILMITGMFLYYYDMLNYTLKFNKKKIRFKNTQLIEAENKIENLAYINQETQLKNEYKLKEDLLHKNINIAYMINFAEFNAFLNLFGHEQGIKKLINIINIIKVSINEEDEIYQISNSKFIVISKCGYLETQNMVYNLLKKFNRSEFFMLNLNPHIGITYPINENVDYDILINQLQLASEAAKTNSSSYEFYTIEMYNDFQSQLTLQTRLQAATINNNWSMYFQPKLSLQENTIVGAEALIRWKTEESTITPDVFIPLAEKLGLINEIGEFVIETTFRHISNLYTYGFHNINIAINLSPYQLMEGKLAKFIRDVKDKYNVNPRNVTFEVTETAFMNNIERVNETIMDLKRLGFRFSLDDFGTGYSSLHYISKLNIDEIKFDKNFTGSIMNESKNKIILEEVTRMSKKLGLDVVSEGIESVEQLETVRAIGCTFYQGYYYSKPVCFEEFLALLEKDYNKKQEVK; this is encoded by the coding sequence ATGTATCTCTATGACTTTTTACAGCAAATAATTTTTAATTTGGTTTTGGTAGCGCTTATAGTTTATGTATCACTTGCTTGCTATGAATCTCTCAGAAAACCTTATGAAAAACCTTTTGAATTCACAGATAATGTAATTGGATTTTCTATGATATGGATAATGGAATGTATTTTTATAATAGAATACTATACTTGTCTAAAAGGTGATATATCCAATGAAACTAAAATAAAAGTATCAGTTTTTACTTTAATTCTATTTCTTAGCACTATTTTAGGAATTGTAGATTTTTTAAGAAAGAGACAGATAGGATTTACTCCTGTAGGACCAATAGTTGTTTTTACAACAATATTTGAATTTATATGTACTTTATTTAATATTCCAGGAAGCTTAGTATTTTATGTAGAGCTGATTGTATATACAATAACATTTATAGTCTTCTTAATATTGACCTACAGAAAGAATACCGCTATTGCTAGAGTTGGAGTATATTACATAACATTTGCAGTTCTTTCTATGTTATTAATTAATTCGGGATATTTTTCTATTCAAAAACGATTTTTTCTGGTATTAAACTTTAGCCTAGTTATATTAATGATTACAGGAATGTTTTTATATTACTATGATATGTTAAATTATACTTTAAAGTTTAATAAGAAAAAAATAAGATTTAAGAATACTCAGTTAATCGAAGCTGAAAATAAAATAGAAAATCTAGCATATATAAACCAAGAAACTCAATTAAAAAATGAATATAAATTAAAAGAAGATTTACTACATAAAAATATAAATATAGCATATATGATAAATTTTGCTGAGTTTAATGCATTCCTGAATTTATTTGGGCATGAGCAAGGAATAAAGAAGCTAATAAACATTATTAACATAATAAAAGTATCAATTAATGAAGAGGACGAGATATATCAAATTAGTAATAGCAAGTTTATTGTTATTTCTAAATGTGGTTATCTAGAAACACAGAATATGGTATATAATCTATTAAAGAAGTTTAATAGAAGTGAATTTTTTATGCTAAATCTAAATCCTCATATAGGAATTACGTATCCTATTAATGAAAATGTAGATTATGACATTTTAATAAACCAATTACAACTAGCATCGGAAGCAGCAAAAACAAATAGTAGTAGTTATGAATTTTATACAATAGAAATGTATAATGATTTTCAAAGTCAATTAACATTACAAACACGATTGCAGGCAGCTACTATAAATAATAATTGGAGTATGTATTTCCAACCTAAATTATCTTTACAGGAAAATACTATAGTAGGAGCTGAGGCTCTTATAAGATGGAAAACGGAAGAAAGTACTATAACGCCAGATGTTTTTATTCCGCTTGCTGAAAAGTTAGGGCTAATTAATGAAATAGGTGAGTTTGTAATTGAAACTACATTTAGGCATATAAGTAATTTGTATACTTATGGGTTTCACAACATTAATATAGCTATAAATTTATCTCCATATCAGCTTATGGAGGGTAAATTGGCTAAATTTATTAGGGATGTTAAAGATAAGTACAACGTAAACCCTAGAAATGTTACATTTGAAGTGACAGAAACTGCATTTATGAATAACATTGAGAGAGTAAATGAAACGATTATGGATTTAAAGAGATTAGGTTTTAGGTTTTCTTTAGATGATTTTGGTACAGGATATTCTTCTCTTCATTATATATCTAAATTAAATATAGATGAAATTAAGTTTGATAAGAATTTTACAGGCAGTATTATGAATGAATCAAAGAATAAAATTATTCTAGAAGAAGTAACTAGGATGTCAAAGAAATTAGGGTTAGACGTTGTAAGTGAAGGAATAGAAAGTGTAGAGCAACTTGAAACAGTTAGAGCAATAGGATGTACATTCTATCAAGGTTATTATTACAGTAAGCCGGTATGCTTTGAGGAATTTTTAGCATTATTAGAGAAAGATTATAATAAAAAACAGGAGGTAAAGTAA